The Pseudarthrobacter defluvii DNA window TACCCTGACGGCTGCCTGTGGAAGCCCAGTGACGGCGTCGAACGCGTTGTCCACCAGGTTGCCCACCACCGTGGTGAGGTCGCGGGACAACCCGTCATCGACCTTCTCCAGCACCGAGTCCGGGTCCAACTGCAGGGCCGCACCACGCTCGGTGGCAAGGCTGGACTTGGCGATCAGCAGGGCCGCGAGCGCCGGGTCCTTGATCCGGCCGGTCACCTCATCATTGAGCCGGGTACGGTCCACGGTGGCACCGTTGACGAACTGGACCACGGAATCGTACTCGCCGATCTGGATCAGGCCGGAGATCACGTGCAGCTGGTTGGCGAACTCATGCGCCTGTGCACGGAGGGTGTCCGTGGCGGTGCGGGTGGTTCCCAGCTCGTGTTCCAGCTCGGAGAGCTCCGTGCGGTCACGAAGGGTGGTGACGGAGCCGATCACCCGGCCGCGGGACTCGAACGGCACCCGGTTCATCACCACCAGCCGGTCACCCACCAGCACCAGCCGGTCCGGTCCGGGCTGCTCGCGGGTGAGGACTTCCTTCAGGGCAGGTTCGACGGCGAGGGCAGCCACGCGCTTGCCCACACAGTCGGGCGGGAGGCCGAGCAGGGCGCGGGCGCTGTGGTTGGCCACCGTGATCCGCTCGTGCAGGTCCAGCGCCACGACGCCCTCTTTAAGACCGTGCACCATGGCCTCGCGGTTTTCCACCAGGCTGGTGATTTCCCTTGGCTCCATGCCCAGGGTCTGCCGCTTGACCCGCCGCGAGAGCAGCAACGAGCCGGCGATGCCCAGGACACTCGCCACCCCCAGGTAGGTCAGGAGGTTGGGCACGGCGTCGCCCAGCCGTTCGAGCACCGTTGGATAGTTGCGGCTGATGGAGGCGATCCCGATCATGCGCCCGGTGTCATCCAGGACGGGGACGTGAGCCGACAGGAGCGGGGCAGGGGTCCCGCCCACCACTCCCGTCCAGGCGCGGCCTTCCATCACCCTGCTGGCGCCGAGCTCCAGCGGTTCACCCAGCAGGCTGGGATCCGAGGACGCCACCACGGTCCGGTCGATTTTTGCCAGTGCCACGCGGGATGAACCCGAGACGATGCGGACGGACTCCGCCACCGCAGGCAATACTGCCCCGCCGCGCGGGTCTGTCTCCGGAAGGAGCTCACGCACTACGGGATTGCCGCCAAGGGCTTCCGCGGCCGACAGGGCCCGCCGGCCCTCGATCCGTTCGAACGCGGCAGCGGACTGGGCAACCGAGATGGCCACGACGCCCACCAGGACCGCCAGGACAATGAGCAACTGCAGCAGAAGGTACTGCCCCGCAAGGGACATTCCTCGTCGTCGAGTCACAATGGTCTTCCTGGTGGTGCGGTACGGGAGGTTCTCCGGCGCGGCCTGCCGGCGGGCGGAGTGCGCGCAGAAGCACGGGCGCAGGGCCTGGGGTGATACGGGGAACTATATCCCAAAGCCCACGGCAGGGCCGCTGTGGGGATCCGGAAACGTGAACGCAATGAACATAACTTTCTCTGCGTACACAAGAGTGATCACGGTCACGGCCGCCCCTAGCATCGAAACCACAAGGCATCGGTCTGCAAATGAACCGATGCTGATCAGATTTGTCTTGAGAGAAGAGGAACAACATGCGCCAGATCCGCGCATTGCGAGTTGCCGCCGTTGCTGCCGGCATCGCCCTGATGGCCACCGGTTGCGGGGCCACCGGCAAGAGCTCCACCGGTTCGGAAAGCTCCGGCGCCGCCGCCGGACCCATCACCGGTCTGCAGATCATGGTCCCCAACACGCCCGGCGGCGGCTATGACACCACCGCACGTGCCGCCGCAAAGGTCCTCGACGACGAGAAGATCTCCACCAACACCGAGGTCTTCAACCTGGCCGGCGCAGGCGGCACCGTGGGCCTGGCCCGGATCGTCAACGAAAAAGGCAACGGCGACCTAGCCATGCTGATGGGCCTGGGCGTGGTGGGTGCCAGCTACACCAACAAGTCCGAGTCCAAGCTGACGGACACCACCCCGCTGGCCCGCCTCATCGAAGAACCCGGCGCCATCATGGTCAGCAAGGATTCGCCCTACAAGACCATCGATGACCTGGTGAAGGCCTGGAAGGCCGATCCCGGCTCCATCTCCGTCGGCGGCGGCTCCTCCCCCGGCGGCCCGGACCACCTGCTGCCCATGCAGCTGGCAGGCGCTGTGGGCATCGACGCCACCAAGGTCAACTTCGTCTCCTACGACGGCGGCGGCGACCTCCTGCCCGCAATCCTTGGCAACAAGCTCGGCTTCGCCGCCTCCGGCGCCGGCGAGTACCTGAAGCAGATCGAATCCGGCGAGGTCCGCGTCCTGGCCACCAGCGGTGAAAAGCGCCTTGACGGTGTGGACGCACCCACGCTCAAGGAATCCAACATCGACCTGGTGTTCACCAACTGGCGCGGCGTCGTGGCCCCTCCGGGGATCAGCGACAAGGACAAGGCGGCACTGATCGCAGCCCTGGAGAAGATGCACGGCACTGAGGGCTGGAAGGAAGCGCTGAAGACCCACAGCTGGACCGATGCCTTCATCACAGGCGACCAGTTCAAGACCTTCCTCACCGAGCAGGACAAGCGGGTGGCGGACGTCCTCACCAAGCTTGGGTTGGCGTGACATCCCTGACCACAGGTCTCAAAGGCCGCTCCGAGCTGGGAGTCGCACTCCTGCTCGGGGCGGCCGGCGTCCTGGTCTTCCTTGACGCCAACGGCCTGGTAACCCCGTATTCGAAGTCTGATCCGGTTGGGCCCAAGACCGTCCCGTTCATCGTGGCCGGAATGCTGGTGGTCTGCGCCGTCCTGCTGGCCATCAACGTCCTGCGCGGGGGCAAGGGTGAGGCCGAGGGCGGCGAGGACGTCGACCTGGCGCACCCCGCCGACTGGAAGACCGTCCTGCCGCTGGCGGGTGCCTTCATCCTGAACATCCTGCTCATCGACTGGGCTGGCTGGGTGATCTCCGGAACGGTCCTGTTCTGGGGCAGCGTCCTGGCCCTGGGCAGCCGCCACTTTGTCCGGGATGGATTGATCTCCGTGGCCCTGTCCCTGTTGACCTTCTACGGCTTCTACCTCGGCCTGGGCATCGCACTGCCGGCCGGCCTCCTGGAAGGAATCCTCTAAATGGACGTCTGGTCCTCCCTGATGGACGGTTTCGCCACCGCCCTCACCCCCATGAATTTCCTGTACGCCGTGATCGGCGTCATCCTGGGCACCGCCGTCGGCGTCCTCCCCGGCCTGGGCCCGGCCATGACCGTCGCCCTGCTGCTTCCCGTCACATACGCGCTGGAACCCACCAGCGCCTTCATCATGTTCGCCGGCATCTACTACGGCGGAATGTACGGCGGCTCCACCACCTCGATCCTGCTCAACACCCCCGGTGAATCGTCCTCAGTGGTCACCGCCATCGAAGGCAACAAGATGGCCAAGGCGGGCCGGGCGGCGCAGGCGCTTGCGACGGCGGCAATCGGCTCGTTCGTTGCCGGCACCATTGGCACGGCGCTGCTGGCCGTCTGCGCACCGATCGTGGTGAAGTTTGCCGTCAGCCTGGGCGCACCCAGCTACTTCGCCATCATGGTGCTGGCACTGCTGGCCGTCACGGCCGTGCTCGGCTCGTCGCGGCTGCGCGGTTTCGCCTCCCTGGGCCTCGGCCTGGCCATCGGCCTGGTGGGGATGGATTCCGTCACCGGTCAGCGCCGCCTGACGTTCGGCCAGCCGCTCCTGGCGGACGGCCTGGACATCGTGGTGGTGGCCGTTGCCATCTTCGCCGTGGGCGAGGCACTCTGGGTGGCGGCACACCTGCGCCGCACTCCCCTGCACGCCATCCCGGTGGGCCAGCCCTGGATGGGCAAGTCCGACTGGAAGCGCTCCTGGAAGCCGTGGCTGCGCGGTACCGCCTTCGGCTTCCCGTTCGGTGCCCTGCCGGCCGGTGGCGCCGAGATCCCCACGTTCCTGTCCTACGTGACGGAAAAACGCCTCAGCAAGCACCCGGAAGAGTTCGGCAAGGGTGCCATCGAGGGCGTGGCCGGACCGGAAGCAGCCAACAACGCTGCGGCCGCCGGTACCCTGACCCCCATGCTGGCGCTGGGCCTGCCCACGAATGCCACCGCAGCCGTTATGCTCGCCGCTTTCACCAGCTACGGGATCCAGCCGGGTCCACAGCTCTTCGAAAGCCAGGGGCCCTTGGTGTGGGCCCTGATCGCCAGCTTGTTCATCGGCAACCTGCTGCTCCTGATCATCAACCTGCCGCTGGCACCGCTGTGGGCCAAGCTGCTGCAGCTGCCCCGCCCGTACCTGTACGCCGGCATCCTGTTCTTCGCCACCCTGGGCGCCTACTCGGTGAACCTGCAGGCGTTCGACCTGGTGATCCTGCTGATCCTGGGCGCACTCGGGTTCATGATGCGGCGCTTCGGGCTTCCCGTGCTGCCGCTGATCCTCGGCGTGATCCTGGGCCCGCGGATTGAAGGGCAGCTCCGCAAGACCCTGCAGCTGAGCGCGGGCGATCCGGCAGGGCTCCTGGGTGAGCCGATCGCCGTCGGCATCTATGTCATCATTGCCCTCATCCTTGTCTGGCCCTTTGCCTACAAGCTGATCCGCCGCAACCGGCCGGAGCGCCGGCCGCTGCTTCCCGCCAACTCTGGTGCAGCCGATTACAGTGACTAAGCAGCCGCACCAATGCCATCTACCCACTCTCAGCAGAACCAGGAGCAACCATGACCGTCGTTGTGGGATACGTCCCCACCCCTGAAGGCGAAGCTGCCTTGACGCAGGCCATCACCGAGGCCCGGAAGAACAACAGCACGCTGGTGCTGATCAACTCCTCCAAGGGCGAGGCAACGGTGGACAACCGCTTCGCCCCCGAAGGCGAGATCCAGGACATTGAGCAGCGGCTGGCCACCCAGGGCATCCAGTACCTGATCAAGCGGCCTGTGCGCGGTCACGATGCCGCGGCCGAGGTGCTGGACGCCGCCGAGGAGCACAAAGCCGACCTCATCGTGATCGGCCTGCGGCGCCGCACGCCGGTGGGCAAGCTGATCATGGGCAGCACGTCCCAGCGCATCCTGCTCGAGGCGGACTGCCCGGTCCTGGCCGTCAAGGCGGGCTAAACCGTAGCGGCCGCCGGCGTCCGGAACAACTCCTGGCGCTGGCGGCCCAGGCCCTCCACCTCTACCTCCACCACGTCGCCCGGCTGGAGGTAGGGGAAACGGCCGCTTAAGGCCACTCCCTGCGGCGTTCCGGTGAGGATCACATCACCCGGTTCCAGCCGCATGTACTGGCTGCAGTGGTGGACCAGGGTGGCGGCGTCGAAGATGAGTTCGGCGGACGTCGAATCCTGCCGGGGCTCACCGTTCACCCAGCTGCGCAGCCGCAGGTTGCCGCCGTCGGCCTCCTCTGCAGGGACCAGCCACGGACCCAGGGGCGTTGACCCGGGAAGGGATTTTCCCTTGGTCCACTGGACGGCAGCTCCGGGCAGCTGGTACTCCCGTTCGGAAAAGTCATTGGCGGTGACGTAGCCGGCAATGCAGGCAGCGGCGTCATCCGTGGAACCGAGATAGCTGGCCTCCTTGCCGATCACAACTCCCAGCTCCACCTCCCAGTCGTAGCGGGTGGAGCGCGGCGGCAGCGGGGCCGGGTCGCAGGGGCCGGTGACGGTGTTGCTCGGCTTGAGGAAGACCACGGGGATGGCGGGCGGCTCTGCCCCCGATTCCGCCGCGTGCGCGGCGTAGTTCATCCCGATGCCCACCACCGAGCCCGGGCGGGCGATGGGCGCACCAATGCGGAGCGAAACAGCACCATCCAGGACCGGCAGCTCCCCCGCCTCAAGGGCCTTCCGGGCCTTGTCCAGTCCACCGGCAGCAAGGAACGCCCCGTCCACCTCGCGGGTAAGGGGCAGCAGGCTAAAATAGCGGTCCGCCCCGTCCGCGGAGGGAACCAGCACGGCAGGCTGTTCGCTGCCGGATTCGCCCAGGCGCATGATCTTCATCCTGAATTCTCCTCAAGCTTTATCGACAGGTTTCGGGCCCTCTGGGCCCCGCCTCCATGGTCCTTGATTTCGCTGCGCGGCCGGGAACGAAACGCTTTGTGACCGCTTGATCGGGGCTTCCAAAGGACAGTCATCTGACATATAAGGGGAGCAGAAGGTAGAATGTTGGAGCCATCCTGGCACGAAACACAGAAAGTTCAGTACATGACTACAGCTACCTTGGAGCGCGTCCCCGCCGCCCAGACGCCCGAAGGACCCGCGCCGCGGTCCATCAGCCTGGAGTTCTCCAGCGCCAGCGAGGTCCACGCCGGACTGGAAGAGGCGGTAGCCGAACTGATTGAAGTAGCAGCACATGACGCCGCCTGCGGCATCCTGGTTACCAGGCTGCACCCGGGACGCTACACCGTGGCCCTGGACGAATCAGTGCCCTTCGGCGAGACCTACGAGTCCTTCGCCGCCTGACCATAACCGAAAAAATCCCCGCACACCGTCATGGCGTGCGGGGATTTTTTGTTGCTGGTCGCTGCCGGCCGGACTGCTAGGCGCGGCGAACCTCGACTCCATCGGACTTCAGGAAAAGCAGCTTCTCCGCCGGACCGGATGGGCCCGCCGGAACCAGCCAGATGACATTGCCGCTCTGGGACACCTCTTCCACTTCCCCCGCTGCCACCACATGCGCATGCTTGATGATCTCGACGCGGTCCCCGGCCTGGAGCGACTTCCAGTTGGACACCGCGGCGGACTGGGCATTGCGCCTCGACAGGACTGCCCCACGTGCTTTCATTTGAACTTCTACCCCTTTGTATTGTTCTGCTGCCACAGCCTCTTTGATGTGACTTTCGCTACACCTTCAGTTCTACTACACTCCGGCGCCACAATGGGCCGTGGCGCCGGATATTCCGCACTTCGGATCGGAAGCGCAGCAGGTCCTGAAGATCCTTCGGGTTCAGGCGAGGGGCCCGACGGCGAATTCGGCCGCGCGGAGCACCTCACCTGAGGCAACGAGCCGGTCAGCCGCTTCCAGTTCCGGAGACAGGAACCGGTCCGTTCCCGGACCCTCAACAACACTCCGCAGCGCCGTTACCACCGCGGCACCCGCAGGTCCGGGAGTCAGGACCCCGCCGGACAGCTGGGTCCGGATGTCCAGTGCCCGGGCTGACGTCACCAGTTCAATGGCCAGGACCCGGCGGAGGTTCTCCACTGCCTTGCGCAGCTTCCGGGCCGCGTGCCAGCCCATGGACACGTGGTCCTCCTGCATGGCGGAGCTCGGAATCGAGTCCACGGACGCCGGCACCGCCAGCCGCTTGTTGTCCGACACCAGGCCGGCCTGGGTGTACTGGGCGATCATCAGGCCGGAGTCGACGCCGGGGTCCGCGGCGAGGAAGGCGGGCAGCCCGTGCGACCGGGCGGGATCGAGCATCCGGTCGGTCCGGCGCTCGGCGATGGAGGACAGGTCGGCGACGGCGATAGCCAGGTAGTCCAGGACGTACGCCACGGGAGCGCCATGGAAGTTGCCGTTCGAGCTGACGCGACCGTCCGGAAGAACCACCGGGTTATCGATGGCTGCCGCCAGTTCCCGGGTGGCCACCAACTCGGCGTGGTCCACGGTGTCACGGACGGCACCGGCCACCTGCGGGGCGCAGCGCAGCGAGTAGGCGTCCTGGACGCGCGAGTCCCCCACCTTGTGCGAGGCGACGATCGGCGAATCGGAGAGCACGCGCAGCATATTGTCAGCGCTGGCCGCCTGGCCGGGGTGCGGGCGCAAGGCGGCGTGAAGCTCGGGCAGGAACACCTGGTCGGTGCCCAGCAGTGCCTCGACGCTGAGCGCGGCGGTGATGTCCGCCGTCGTGAGCAGCCGGCGAAGGTCCGCGATGGCCATGAGGAGCATGCCCAGCATGCCCTCGGTGCCGTTGACCAGCGCCAGTCCTTCCTTTTCGGCGAGGATGACCGGCTCGATGCCGTGTTCCGCCAGCAGCTCAGCGACAGGCCGCTCTCCGCGCCCGCCGTATGTGGCGCCGTCGGGCCCTTCTGCTTCGCCTTCGCCCATCAGCACCAGCGCGCAGTGCGAGAGGGGGGCCAGGTCACCGGAGCAGCCCAGCGAGCCGAATTCACGGACCACGGGGGTGATCCCGGCGTTGAGGACGTCCACCATGGTCTGCAGGACCACGGTGCGGACGCCGGTGCGGCCGGAGGCCAGGGTCTTGGCGCGCAGGAACATGATGCCGCGGACTACCTCGCGCTCCACGGCCGGGCCCATGCCTGCCGCATGGCTGCGGATCAGGGACTTCTGCAGCTGGGTGCGCAGCTCGTTGGGGATGTGCCGGTTGGCCAGCGCGCCGAAGCCGGTGGAGATGCCGTAGGCGGGGATGTCGCTGGCGGCGAGATTGTCGATGTGGGCGCGGACCTTGGCCACGGTTTCCAGGGTTTCGGGCGCGATGGCCACCTTATCGTCGTGGCGGGCGACGGCGAGCACATCCTCGGGCGTGACGCCCGCCGGGCCGAGGGTGACGGTGAGCGGTTGGTGCGTAATGGCTGTCATTGAAATTCCTAAAAGAGGTTCCATCGACTGCTCCGTAAGGGCCCTTTTGAGGGGTCATAACGGCACTTACGGAGCAATCGATGCGGGGTTTGGCCGGGTCAGCGATTTTCTGGGCCCACGCGGACAGGGTTCCCTGGCCGAGCTTGCGAGGTTAGGGAGTCCGTGGGGAGCATGGGGATGCGGACGCCGCGTTCCTTGGCGACGTCGAGGGCGCGCTCGTAGCCGGCGTCGGCATGGCGGATGACGCCCATGCCGGGGTCGTTGGTGAGGAGGCGTTGGAGCTTTTCAGCGGCGAGGTCGGTGCCGTCGGCGACGGAGACCTGGCCGGCGTGGATGGAGCGGCCGATGCCCACGCCGCCGCCGTGGTGCAGGGATACCCAAGTGGCGCCGGAAGCGGTGTTGAGGAGGGCGTTGAGCATGGGCCAGTCGGCGATGGCGTCCGAGCCGTCCTTCATGGCCTCGGTTTCGCGGTACGGGGAGGCCACCGAGCCGGAGTCCAGGTGGTCGCGGCCGATGACGATGGGGGCCTTGACCTTGCCTTCCTTGACGAGCTGGTTGAACAGAAGGCCGGCTTTGGCGCGTTCGCCGTAGCCCAGCCAGCAGATGCGGGCCGGCAGGCCTTCGAATTCCACCCTTTCCTGGGCTGCGTCGATCCAGCGGTGCAGGTGCTTGTTCTCGGGGAACAGCTCCTTGATGGCTTCGTCTGTGACGCGGATGTCCTCGGGGTCGCCGGAGAGGGCCACCCAGCGGAACGGGCCCAGGCCTTCGCAGAAGAGCGGGCGGATGTAGGCGGGGACGAAGCCGGGGAACTCGAAGGCGCGGTTGTAGCCGCCCTTGCGGGCTTCGTCACGGATGGAGTTGCCGTAGTCGAAGACTTCGGCGCCGGCGTCCTGGAATTCCACCATGGCCTGCACGTGCCGTGCCATGGAGGCCTGCGCTTTCTTGGTGAACCCTTCCGGATCCGCTTCAGCTTCGCGGTGCCACTCGTCGACGGAGATGCCCTCGGGAAGGTAGCTGAGCGGATCGTGTGCCGAGGTCTGGTCGGTGACGATGTCCACGGTGAGCTCGCCTGCCTTGTGCCGGCGCAGGATCTCCGGGAAGACCTCGGCGGCGTTGCCGACGTAGCCCACGGACCAGCCGCGGCGCTCTTCCTTGGCCTTGAGCACCTTGGCGATGGCGGCGTCGAGGTTGGTTTCCACTTCGTCCAGGTAGCGCTTGCCGGCGCGGCGCCGGAGGCGGGACTCGTCGACGTCGACGATCAGGCAGACGCCCTCGTTCAGGGTGACGGCGAGGGGCTGCGCGCCGCCCATGCCGCCGCAGCCGCCGGTGAGGGTCAGCGTGCCGGCAAGAGTGCCATTCTCATCGCCGGTCAGCTTCCGGGCGATCGCGGCGAAGGTCTCGAAGGTGCCCTGCAGGATGCCCTGGGTGCCGATGTAGATCCAGGAACCGGCAGTCATCTGGCCGTACATCATCAGGCCCTCGGCCTCCAGGCGGCGGAATTCCGGCCACGTGGCCCAGTCACCGACCAGGTTGGAGTTGGCCAGCAGCACGCGGGGCGCCCATTCGTTGGTGCGGAACACGCCCACCGGCTTGCCTGACTGGACAAGGAGGGTTTCGTCCTTTTCCATGGTCTCCAGCGTGCGGGTGATGGCATCGAACGCGGCCCAGGAGCGGACGGCCCGGCCGGTGCCACCGTAAACCACCAGGTCATCCGGGCGTTCGGCGACCTCCGGGTCCAGGTTGTTCATCAACATGCGCAGCGGCGCTTCGGTCTGCCAGGACTTGGCGGTGAGCTCGGTGCCGCGGGCTGCTTTGATCGGGCGGGCCCCTGTGGTGAAATCGGCGGGTGCCATGATGGGCTCCTTTTCTTGGTGTCTGAGATTTCGAAGAAGTTCTGTAACAACTAAAACGCCTGGAGAAGGGGCATCACAGGGCTTTCAAGAGGGTGCTGTCCGGAGTCCCAGACAAGCCGCCGGCATCTTTTCAGCCAGCCTTATTTGACCGGGCGGCCGTGGATTCGGAGAGAGAGTTCGTCGGCCACTTTCTGCACGCGGGCGGCCAGCACCGGCCACTGGTCATGGGGCAGTTTGTCCTCCAGGAAGGTGACTGCGACGGCGGCGGTGGGCCAGCCCAAATGGTCGGTGACCGCGGCGGCAATGGAGCCGAAACCGGGCGTCACCTCGCCGTGTTCGGTGGCATATCCACGCTGCCTTACCTGGTCGAGGTGCGAGGACAGCGCGGAATACTTCATGATGGCGCCCTCCACCTCGTGCCGGGCGGTGAAGGCCGCCGCGTTCGGGTACAGGGCGCGCACCTGCGATTTGGGCAATGCTGCCAGGATGGCCCGGCCGCTGGCGGTGAGGTGGCTGGGAAGCCGGACGCCGACGTCCGTCACCAGGGACGGCCGGTTCTTTGCCCGCTCCTCCACGATGTACAGGACGTCGCGGCCGTGCAGGACGGCAAGGTGCGCGCTCTCGCCGATGGTATCCACCAAACCGGCCAGGAGGGGGCGTCCCAGCCGTGACAGCGGCTCCTGCCGGGAGTACGCCGAACTGAGTTCGAACGCACTGATGCCCAGCCCGTACCGCTGCTCCTCGTGGAGATGGAGGACGAAGCCATTGGCCTCCATCACCCCCAGCAGGTGGTAGACACTGGACCTGGGCAGGTCAAGGCTGGACGCGATCTGGGATGCCGCCATGGGGCCACGCCGCGAAGCCAGCAGCTTGAGGATGCGCAGCGTGTTCTCGGCGGCAGGAACCTTTGACGACGCCTTGGCGGCGGCCCGCGGCGCCTGGCTGTCCGTGCTTAGTGCAGTGCTCATGGCATTGAAGGTTCTTTCTGGGTAGCTATGTCCGGTATCCCGTACTTAAGCTTGCGCCCTCCCCCGGCTTTCGAAGTTCCTACCAATGCGCCTGTTGTCTGCAATACCAGACGCCTACCACCATCCTGCCTGCGTGCCTCAGGGTGGATAACCTGGCCAAATTCAGATGGTGAGCACAACTTTGCCGCGTGCCCGCCCCTCATGGAGGTACCGGATGGCGGCCGGCGCTTCCGCAAGGGGAAAGACTTTATCCACCGCGGGCTTGACGCTGCCAGCTTCCATCAGCGATGCAAGAGCCTCCAGGTCCAGGTGCGTTTCCTTTGCCACAAGCCCCTTGAACTTCCGGCCGGAAAACAGGGAGACCACCGGGGCAGCAAGGGACCGCTCAAATCCGCCGGTCAACTTGCCGCCCCCTTCGCCGCCAATGATCACCAGGGTGCCCTTGCGTACGAGCAGGCGGCGCAGGAAAGACAGCGGGCGGTTGCCGGCCGCGTCCAGGATAAGGTCGTATACCTTTCCGGCGCCCGCGATATACGTCTTGGTGTAGTCAACAACGGCATCCGCCCCGAGGGATCGCACCAGTTCAACCTTGGCGGTGCTGCACACGCCTGTCACCTCTGCTCCGAAGGCCTTGGCCAGCTGGACTGCAAAGGAGCCCACACCCCCGCCCGCGCCAAGGATGAGTACCTTCTGGCCGACGGTGACCTGGCTGGCGTCGCGGACAGCCTGCAGGGCGGTGACGCCGGAAATTGGCGAAGCCGCCGCTTCTTCAAAGGAGAGGGCAGAGGGCTTGCGGGCCACCTTGTCCTCTTTGGCGCAGACATACTCGGCAAAGGATCCCTCGCAGGTCCCGAACACCTCGTCCCCAGGAGAAAAACGGGTCACCCCGGGCCCCACCGCTTCCACCACGCCGGCCACTTCCCGGCCGCGGACGGGAACTTTCGGCTTCCTCAGGCCGTAACCGAAAAGCCGGACCAGATACGGCAGCCCGGTCATCAGGTGCCAAACGCCCTTGTCCACGCCCGCTGCCCGCACCCGGATCAGCACCTCCCGGGCGCCGGGCTCCGGCCGGGCGATGTCCCGCAGCTCCAGCACGTCTGCCGATCCATAGACGTCCTGCACGATTGCTTTCACCATCGATCTCCTTCGGGCTTGCTGGTACGGGGGCACAACGTGAAGCAGTGCGTCCGCCCGGTTACCGGCGGCCCCTCACGGTATGGAATAGCCGGAGTCGAGTCAAGGGGTGTGCGGGGCGGTCGGGAAAGAAGCTGTTCGTCTGGAATGAAAGACACCAACCCGCCGTGAGCCTGATCACGGTGCGCCCGAAAATGGTCTGCTGGTTAGCGGCTCCCCTCCCAATGACGAGAAGGTATTTGCATGCAACCAGCTCCAACCCCAACCCGGAACGAAACCGCGGCGGAACAGCACAACCCAACGGCCGTCGTCGGACACGTCCTCAACAGGGGCCTGAACGTGCGGCACATCCGCTTCATGGCCCTGGGCTCGGCCATCGGCACGGGCCTCTTCTACGGCTCCGCCTCCGCGATCCAAAAGGCAGGACCCGCCGTCCTGCTGGCGTACATCATCGGCGGCGCCGCCGTGTTCATGGTGATGCGCGCGTTGGGCGAGATGGCGGTCCGCCATCCGGTGTCCGGCTCCTTCAGCCAGTACGCAAGCCGCTATCTCGGTCCCCTGGCCGGTTTCGTGACCGGCTGGACCTACGTCTTCGAGATGGCCATCGTAGCCATCGCCGACGTCACGGCATTCAGCATCTATATGGGCTTCTGGTTCCCACAGGTGGACCGCTGGATTTGGATCCTTGCCGTCATTTGCTTCCTGGCCGCCCTGAACCTGCTCAGCGTCAAAGTCTTCGGCGAGCTCGAGTTCTGGTTCTCGCTGATCAAGGTCGCGGCCATCATCGCGATGATCGCGGGCGGGGCGGCCCTTATTGTGTTCGGTTTCCAGGCCGCCGATTCCACCGTGGCGCCCGGACTGGGCAACCTGGTGGAGCACGGCGGCCTGTTCCCGAAAGGCTTCGAA harbors:
- a CDS encoding tripartite tricarboxylate transporter permease, which produces MDVWSSLMDGFATALTPMNFLYAVIGVILGTAVGVLPGLGPAMTVALLLPVTYALEPTSAFIMFAGIYYGGMYGGSTTSILLNTPGESSSVVTAIEGNKMAKAGRAAQALATAAIGSFVAGTIGTALLAVCAPIVVKFAVSLGAPSYFAIMVLALLAVTAVLGSSRLRGFASLGLGLAIGLVGMDSVTGQRRLTFGQPLLADGLDIVVVAVAIFAVGEALWVAAHLRRTPLHAIPVGQPWMGKSDWKRSWKPWLRGTAFGFPFGALPAGGAEIPTFLSYVTEKRLSKHPEEFGKGAIEGVAGPEAANNAAAAGTLTPMLALGLPTNATAAVMLAAFTSYGIQPGPQLFESQGPLVWALIASLFIGNLLLLIINLPLAPLWAKLLQLPRPYLYAGILFFATLGAYSVNLQAFDLVILLILGALGFMMRRFGLPVLPLILGVILGPRIEGQLRKTLQLSAGDPAGLLGEPIAVGIYVIIALILVWPFAYKLIRRNRPERRPLLPANSGAADYSD
- a CDS encoding sensor histidine kinase, whose protein sequence is MSLAGQYLLLQLLIVLAVLVGVVAISVAQSAAAFERIEGRRALSAAEALGGNPVVRELLPETDPRGGAVLPAVAESVRIVSGSSRVALAKIDRTVVASSDPSLLGEPLELGASRVMEGRAWTGVVGGTPAPLLSAHVPVLDDTGRMIGIASISRNYPTVLERLGDAVPNLLTYLGVASVLGIAGSLLLSRRVKRQTLGMEPREITSLVENREAMVHGLKEGVVALDLHERITVANHSARALLGLPPDCVGKRVAALAVEPALKEVLTREQPGPDRLVLVGDRLVVMNRVPFESRGRVIGSVTTLRDRTELSELEHELGTTRTATDTLRAQAHEFANQLHVISGLIQIGEYDSVVQFVNGATVDRTRLNDEVTGRIKDPALAALLIAKSSLATERGAALQLDPDSVLEKVDDGLSRDLTTVVGNLVDNAFDAVTGLPQAAVRVLVEGKAGKDVVVTVRDNGPGVPGGATDHIFRQGFSTKEPGPAGSRGFGLALSRVVCRRTGGNLTVSNDNGAVFTAVLKRGNTRP
- a CDS encoding fumarylacetoacetate hydrolase family protein; the encoded protein is MKIMRLGESGSEQPAVLVPSADGADRYFSLLPLTREVDGAFLAAGGLDKARKALEAGELPVLDGAVSLRIGAPIARPGSVVGIGMNYAAHAAESGAEPPAIPVVFLKPSNTVTGPCDPAPLPPRSTRYDWEVELGVVIGKEASYLGSTDDAAACIAGYVTANDFSEREYQLPGAAVQWTKGKSLPGSTPLGPWLVPAEEADGGNLRLRSWVNGEPRQDSTSAELIFDAATLVHHCSQYMRLEPGDVILTGTPQGVALSGRFPYLQPGDVVEVEVEGLGRQRQELFRTPAAATV
- a CDS encoding Bug family tripartite tricarboxylate transporter substrate binding protein; translated protein: MRQIRALRVAAVAAGIALMATGCGATGKSSTGSESSGAAAGPITGLQIMVPNTPGGGYDTTARAAAKVLDDEKISTNTEVFNLAGAGGTVGLARIVNEKGNGDLAMLMGLGVVGASYTNKSESKLTDTTPLARLIEEPGAIMVSKDSPYKTIDDLVKAWKADPGSISVGGGSSPGGPDHLLPMQLAGAVGIDATKVNFVSYDGGGDLLPAILGNKLGFAASGAGEYLKQIESGEVRVLATSGEKRLDGVDAPTLKESNIDLVFTNWRGVVAPPGISDKDKAALIAALEKMHGTEGWKEALKTHSWTDAFITGDQFKTFLTEQDKRVADVLTKLGLA
- a CDS encoding universal stress protein, which gives rise to MTVVVGYVPTPEGEAALTQAITEARKNNSTLVLINSSKGEATVDNRFAPEGEIQDIEQRLATQGIQYLIKRPVRGHDAAAEVLDAAEEHKADLIVIGLRRRTPVGKLIMGSTSQRILLEADCPVLAVKAG
- a CDS encoding tripartite tricarboxylate transporter TctB family protein translates to MTSLTTGLKGRSELGVALLLGAAGVLVFLDANGLVTPYSKSDPVGPKTVPFIVAGMLVVCAVLLAINVLRGGKGEAEGGEDVDLAHPADWKTVLPLAGAFILNILLIDWAGWVISGTVLFWGSVLALGSRHFVRDGLISVALSLLTFYGFYLGLGIALPAGLLEGIL